One Rubidibacter lacunae KORDI 51-2 genomic region harbors:
- a CDS encoding transposase — protein sequence MTNASVHDSQVLGGLVEGRNEADELRGDSAYCSDKRECVLAAMGMKSQIQENGKRNSQLTEEQNATDREKSKVRARVEHVFGGMVNEMRGKLLRAIEQTRTAEWIGLKNLGYNMKSYEYLVNRLLEVRTGEKKEVSWRGSSCCSYANRKTGLLSQSFGAK from the coding sequence GTGACTAATGCGAGCGTGCACGATTCACAAGTGTTGGGAGGATTAGTAGAGGGAAGGAACGAGGCAGACGAGCTGAGGGGAGACAGCGCGTATTGCAGTGATAAGCGGGAATGTGTATTGGCAGCGATGGGCATGAAGAGCCAGATTCAAGAGAACGGTAAGCGAAATAGCCAGCTAACGGAGGAGCAGAACGCGACGGATCGAGAGAAGTCAAAAGTGAGAGCGCGTGTGGAGCATGTTTTTGGAGGGATGGTGAATGAGATGAGAGGGAAATTGTTGAGAGCGATCGAGCAGACAAGAACAGCAGAGTGGATTGGACTGAAGAACCTGGGATACAACATGAAAAGCTATGAATACTTAGTGAATCGATTGTTGGAAGTAAGGACAGGAGAAAAAAAAGAGGTAAGCTGGAGAGGAAGTTCGTGCTGCTCTTATGCAAATCGAAAGACTGGTTTGTTGAGCCAGAGTTTCGGGGCAAAGTAG